From one Musa acuminata AAA Group cultivar baxijiao chromosome BXJ2-6, Cavendish_Baxijiao_AAA, whole genome shotgun sequence genomic stretch:
- the LOC135613573 gene encoding protein RGF1 INDUCIBLE TRANSCRIPTION FACTOR 1-like: protein MGRREYGGGGMPGWLGGLVEESFFVGCGLHEDRRKNEKNIFCLGCCTSICPHCAPAHPSHPLLQVRRYVYNDVVRLDDLEKLIDCSFVQPYTINSAKAVFLKPRPQSRPPKVSGNICLTCDRILQDGFHFCSLSCKVDHIMLRGEDLSSILFRFDESDFTVSHFECLRVDGTDPLDEDRNSSGGGGGGGRTKHKSGGGFFPQMVLSLSNRRKGAPRRSPMS from the exons atgggaAGAAGAGAGTATGGAGGAGGAGGAATGCCGGGGTGGCTGGGCGGACTGGTGGAGGAGAGCTTCTTTGTGGGCTGTGGACTCCACGAGGACAGGAGGAAGAACGAGAAGAACATCTTCTGCCTCGGCTGCTGCACCAGCATCTGCCCTCACTGCGCACCCGCCCACCCTTCCCACCCCCTCCTCCAG GTGCGGCGATACGTATACAACGATGTGGTTCGACTGGATGATCTGGAGAAGCTCATAGACTGCTCTTTTGTTCAG CCTTACACCATCAACAGTGCCAAAGCGGTGTTCCTGAAGCCAAGACCTCAATCCAGGCCTCCCAAGGTCTCTGGCAACATCTGCTTGACCTGTGACAGAATCCTCCAAGACGGCTTCCACTTCTGCTCCCTCTCCTGCAAG GTGGATCACATTATGTTGCGAGGAGAGGATTTATCGAGCATACTGTTCCGGTTCGACGAGTCCGACTTCACCGTCTCCCACTTTGAGTGTCTTCGGGTGGACGGTACCGATCCACTCGATGAAGACAGAAACAgctcaggaggaggaggaggaggaggaagaacgaAGCACAAGAGTGGCGGTGGCTTCTTCCCACAGATGGTCTTGTCTTTGAGCAACAGGAGGAAGGGAGCTCCTCGTAGATCTCCTATGTCTTAG